The DNA region CGCGCTGCCGTGCGCCGATCCGGTCGGCGCGGCCGGCGGGCCGACCCGGACACCGTCGACGAAGGCACCGGTCGGAGCCGACACCGACGAGACATCGCCGACCCGCGACAACGCCGCCGCATAGTCCTCGAACTCGGTCGGCGTGAGTCCTTCGGCATCGGGAAACACGATCTGCACGTTGTTCGAGGAATCGATCGCGAAGTCCTGGCGCAACTCATCGCCGACGGTGCGCGCCGAGGCCGTCGTCGGCAGCACCCGGTCGTCGGGAAAACCCCAGTTGGCGCCCAGGAACGGGACACCGAGCAGCAGCAGCCCGGTCACCACGACGAGGCCGATCGGAATCGAGCGCCGCATCACCGCTGTGGCGGTGCGGTACCAGAACGTCTGCTCGATCGGCTTGGGTGTCGGCTCGGGCCGGCCCAGCAGGCGGCGTCCCAGGGTGCGGACATCCAGCGCGTTGAGCCGGTCGCCGAGCAACACGATCGCGGCCGGCGCCACCACGATGGCTGCCACCGCCGCGAACGTCACCACCGCGATCCCGGCATAGGCGAAGGATTTCAGAAAGTACATCGGGAACAGCACCATCGCGACCATCGACAGTGCCACCGTCAGGGCCGAGAACAGCACCGTACGACCGGCGGTGGTCATGGTGCGCACCAACGCCCGTTGCGGCTCCACGCCGTCACCGAGTTCGTCGCGGTAGCGGCTGATGATCAGCAGCGTGTAGTCGATGGCCAGGGCCAGGCCCAGCGCGATCGACAGGTTCAGCGCGAAGATCGATACGTCGGTCACCATCGTGACCGCCCGTAGCACCGCCATCGACCCCAGAATTGCGAATGCGCCGACCGCCAGCGGCAACGCCGCAGCCAGCAATCCGCCGAAAACCCACACCAGCACCAGGAAGCTCAGCGGGATCGCGATGAGCTCCATCTGCAGCAGATCCTTCTCGCTCTGCGCGTTGATCTGCACGTAGGTCATCGCCACCCCGCCGGCGCGCACCGTGATGCCGTCGCGGTCGTGGACCAGGTCGTCGGTCAGCTGTTTGGCGTAGCGCTGGGCCTCGCTCTCACCGCCGGTGATCCCGGCGATGATCAATCCGGTGCGCTGGTCCGAACTGACCAGGGCCGGCACCGCTGACGGCGGCGCGGTCCACGCCGAGGTCACGTCGGCCACGTGCGGCGACTGCGCCAGACGCTGCGCGATGTCGGTACCGACCACCCGTGCCTGCGCCGAGTCGACGCCCTGCTGCGGGTCCTCCGGTGTCAGGGCCAGGATCAGTTCCATGTCGCCCTTGTCGAACTTGTCCACCAGGATCTCGGTGGCCCGCGCCGACTGCGACAACGGATCTTGGAAGCCGCCGGCGGACAGGTGGCGGGCGACCGGGACGCCGAACACCCCGCACCCCACCATGATCAGCAGCGCGACGACCAGGACGCGGCGGGGCGCGGCGAGCGCCAGCAGTGCAACGCGATGCAGCATCGGACGCCTTTCGGAGAAGATTACCGGCGGTAAGTTATCAGCGGTAACTTAACGCGGTCAATACCCGGTGCGATGAAATTCGTCGACGATTGCGGTCTGAACGAGCGTGACGACGAAGCCCCCTGCCGACCCCACCCCCGACGTAACATCAGCGCCCGTGACATCACCTTCAAAGCCGCAGGCCACGACCTCGGCATCCACCACCTTCGACCCGTCCGCGCTGCGCGCCACGAACATCGGTCTGTTGATTCTGCGGTTCGCCGTCGGTGCCGCGATCCTGCAGGCCGGGCTGGTGAAGGCGTTCGATTTCTCGGCGACCGCGGGCTACATGGCCGAGGCCGGGTGGCGGCTGCCGACGCTGGCCGCGCTCATGGTCACCGCGGCCGAGACGCTCGGCGGCGTTGGGCTGCTGCTCGGGGCCCTCACGCCGCTGGCGGCCTGCGCAGTGCTGAGTGCGATGATCTGCGCCTGGGCGGTCACCGTCGCGGGCACGGCGTTCTGGTCGGAGCCATTCAACCTCGCATTCATGATCGGCCTCGGCGCGGCGGCGCTGCTGTTCACCGGCGCCGGCTCGTACTCACTTGACCACCGGTTACCTGCCCGGTTCGGCCCGTCGCTGCGGGTTTCGACGTTGCTGTTGGTGGTCGCGGTGGCGGCGGCGATCCTGACCTGGGTGGCCCTGTACGGCGTGAATCCGATCCACTTCAGCACTCCGGCGAGCTGATTGCTACCGGCCGGTAGATCCGCTGACCCTACCCGGCGGTAAGGATTGCCACTGTTTTCCGATAAGTGGCTCACGGATTCCTTAGAGCTGGTGGTTACTTTCGAGTACATGTGGATCGACGACACCAATGCCGATGTCATCAAGGTTGATTTCGACGCGCTCTACCACGGCGATGTCCTGGTCGAGGGCGTGACCTCCGAGCAACTAGACGACGAGACCGCGCTGCCCACCGCAGTGTGAACAATGCGCACCCTCGCGGGTGCGCATTGTTGTGACTTCTGTTTGCCTGCCGCCCGAGCACGTTCGACGATGTCGATGTGCTCGGGCGGCAGTCTGCGTCCTGCGGGCTAGACCGTGGCGCGCGACGGTGCAACCATGTCCGCGAGCCTGCCGGCGATCAGGTCTTCGGCTTCGCCGACCATCCGGGAAACCAGTTCGCCGACCGTCGGGATGTCGTTGATCAGACCCATCGCGGTGCCCACGCTCCAGATGCCGGCGTCGATGTCGCCCTCGTCGAATACCTTGCGTCCCCGCACGCCGGCCACCAGGTCCTTGACGTCCTCGAACTGGCCGCCGTCGCGCAGGATCTGCACCACCTCACGCGAGACCGTGTTGGACGCCACCCGCGCGGTGTTGTGCAGGCTGCGGAAGATCAACTCGGTGCCCCGCTCGTCCCCGGCGACGATCGCCTCCTTGACGTTCTGGTGAATGCAGGACTCCACCGTGCACATGAACCGCGACCCCATGTTGATGCCGTCAGCGCCCAGCGCCAACGCGGCGACCAAGCCCCGCGCGTCGGCGAATCCGCCGGAGGCGATCATCGGGATCTCGATCTTGTCGGCCGCGGCCGGGATCAGAACCAGGCCAGGGATGTCGTCCTCGCCGGGATGGCCCGCGCATTCGAACCCGTCGATGCTGATGCCGTCCACGCCCAGGCTCTGCGCCTTGACCGCATGCCGCACCGAGGTGCACTTGTGCAGCACCTTGATGCCGTTGTCGTGGAACATCGGCAGATGCGGCGCCGGGTTGGACCCGGCGGTCTCGACGATCTTGATCCCGGCGTCGACGATGACCTGCCGGTACTCGTCGTAGGGCGGCGGGTTGATCGCCGGCAGGATCGTCAGGTTGACCCCGAACGGCTTGTCGGTCAGGTCCTTGGTCCGGGCGATCTCGGTGGCCAGATCGGCCGGCGTCGGCTGAGTCAGCGCGGTGATGAAGCCCAACGCACCGGCGTTGGCCACGGCCGCAACGAGTTCGGCGCGCCCCACCCACTGCATGCCGCCCTGGGCGATCGGGTGCTCGACACCGAAGACCTCGGTGAACTTCGTCTTGATCATTCGGATCCCTCCCTGAGTCGTCTGCTCTTCGCGCAAGCGCTCATCGCGGGGCCATCCGGATCGCGCCGTCCAAGCGGATCGTCTCGCCGTTGAGCATCGGGTTCTCCACGATGTGGGTGGCCAGCGCGCCGTACTCGTCGGGGTCACCCAGTCGAGCCGGGTGCGGCACCTGCTTGCCCAGCGAGGCCTGCGCTTCCTCGGGCAGCGAGCCCAGCAGCGGGGTCTTGAACAGCCCCGGCGCGATGGTGCACACCCGGATCAACTCGCGGGACAGGTCACGCGCGATCGGCAGGGTCATCCCGACGACGCCACCCTTGGACGCCGAGTAGGCGGCCTGACCGATCTGCCCCTCGAACGCGGCCACCGAGGCGGTGTTGATGATGACGCCGCGTTCACCGGCGATCGGTTCAGTTCTGGCGATGCGCTCGGCGGCCAGTCGCAGCACGTTGAACGTGCCGATCAGGTTCACCTCGACGACCTTGCGGAAGCCGTCGAGCGGGAACGGACCGTCCTTGCTCAACGTCTTGATCGCATTGCCGATACCGGCACAGTTGACGTTGATGCGTAGCGGGCCGAACTCCTCGGCGGCGTCCAGCGCCGCGCTGACCTGCTCCGGGTCGGTGACGTTGGCCTCGACGAACTTGGCCCGCGGGCCCAGCTCGGAGACGACGTCCGCACCCTTGAGGTCGATCACCACGACCGAAGCGCCCCGGTCGAGCAGGCGTTTGGTCGTCGCCAGGCCCAACCCGGAGGCCCCGCCGGTGACGACGGCGGCAGCGTCTTTGATCTCCACGAATACGTTTCCTTTCCTCGTCGTTAAACCCAGTCCCGCAGGACGTCTTCGGTGTCGGCGCCGGGCACACCCGGCGCCTTCGGCGCGGATGCCACGGTGCGCGAGAAGCGCGGCGCCGGAGCGGGGAACAGATATCCCCTCTCCTGATAGAACGTGTCGCGCTCGGCGATGTGCGGTTCGGACTCCACCTCGGCGAAGGACAGCACCGGCGTCACGCACGCGTCGGTCCCGGCGAACACCTGGGTCCAGTGGTCCCGGTCATGGGCAGCGAAAGCCTCGGTGAACGCGGTGCGCAACTCCGGCCAGCGGCTCATGTCGTTCTGGTCGGGCAGTTGCGCAGCATCCAGGCCCAAGCCGGTCAGCACCTGCGCGTAGAACTGCGGCTCGATCGCGCCCACAGCGACATAGCGACCGTCGGAACACTCATAGGTGTCGTAATACGGGGCGCCGCTGTCGAGCATGTTCACCCCGCGCTCGTCGCTCCACATGCCCGTCGCCCGGAACGCCCACATCATCATCGACAGCACACTGGCGCCGTCGACCATCGCGGCGTCGATGACCTGACCCTTGCCGGAACGCTCCCGCTCCCACAGCGCCGCGAGCACTCCGACGAGCAGGAACATCGACCCGCCACCGAAGTCGCCGACCAGGTTCAGCGGCGGCACCGGACGCTCGTCGGCGCGGCCGATCGCGTGCAGCGCGCCGGTCAGCGAGATGTAGTTGATGTCGTGGCCGGCCTGCTGGGCGCGCGGCCCGGTCTGACCCCACCCGGTCATCCGCCCGTAGATCAGCCGCTCGTTGACTTTGGCGCAGTCCTCGGGTCCCAGGCCGAGCCGCTCGGTGACACCGGGACGGAAGCCCTCGATCAGCACGTCGGCCTTGGCGACCAGACGCAGCACCAACTCGCGGCCTTCATCGCTCTTCAGATCGGCGGCCACCGAGCGCCGGTTGCGATTCAGATAGTCGCTGCCGGGCTTGACCGCCGGCCCGGCGGGCTTGGGCCGCTCGATGCGCACGACGTCGGCACCGAGGTCACCGAGAATCATCGCCGCGTGCGGACCCGGCCCGATACCGGCCAACTCCACGACGCGTAGTCCTTCCAGTGGTCCAGCCATGTCCAAACCGCCCTTCAAAGAATCACTCGGTTGACCGCCGACATAGCTTACTTGTATAACCAAGTCGAACCGGCCACGGGGCCAGGGCGCGGCGCCGGCCCCCCGATCGAGCGGACGGCATGACCAGCAACAACACCTATACCGGCATCGACGACCTCACCGTGACGCTCGACGACGGTGTGCTGCGCCTGACCCTAAACCGGCCGGACAGCCTCAATTCGCTGACCGCGCCGATGCTCAACACCCTCGCCGAGACGCTGGAGCGGGCAGCCGGTGATCCCGGGGTGCGGGTGGTGCGGATCGGCGGGGCGGGACGCGGCTTCTGCTCGGGCGCGGGAATCAGCGAAGAAGACCATGCCAACCCCGGTGCGACGGGCACCCCGGCCGATGTACTCGACGCCGCGAACCGCTGCATCCGCGCGATTGCCGAGCTTCCGCAGCCCGCAGTCGCCGAGGTCCAGGGCGCTGCGGCCGGCGTGGGCGTCTCGCTGGCGCTGGCCTGCGACATCGTCCTGGCTTCGGAGAAGGCGTTTTTCTTGCTGGCATTCACCAAGATCGGCCTGATGCCCGACGGCGGCGCCTCGGCGCTGATCGCCGCGGCGGTGGGACGGATCCGCGCGATGCGGATGGCCCTGCTGGCCGAGCGCATCTCGGCCGCCGAGGCATTCGGGTGGGGTCTGGTCAGCGCGGTCTATCCCGCCGACGACTTCGCCGCCGAGGTCGACAAGGTCGTCGACGCGCTGGTCTCGGGCCCGGCGGTGGCACTGCGCAAGACCAAGGACGCCATCAACGCCGCGACCCTGACCGAGCTCGAGGCCGCGCTGGAGCGTGAGAAGACCGGCCAGCTGGAATTGTTGGCATCCAACGACTTTCGCGAGGGAACCCGCGCCTTCCAACAGCGCCGCGCGGCCAGGTTCACCGACACCTGACGCCTGCGGGCAGAAGAAACCGCTCGACGCGCAACCGCTCACAAACCGAAGATCGGCGGCAGCGCGAGCACCATGATCAGCCCCCAGAAGAAGTGGGTGAGCATGGGCGCCAGCACTCCCCCGGTCGCGCGACGCTCCAGCGCACACACCGTGCCCAGGATGATCGCGGCGAAGCCGAGCATCGGGTTACCGGTGGTGGCCGCCGTGCACAGCACGTAGAGCACCGTGGTCACCAGGACCGGGCGGTACTTGGCCAGCGCGGTGTAGAGCGCGCCGCGGAAGAACAGCTCCTCGGCAAGGCCGTTGATCACGGTGATGAACGTCATCACGTACAGGGGTGCGGCATTGCTGTACTCCAGCACCCGGGTGATGTAGTCCGAAACCCCGGGAATCTGGCGGGCGACCAGCGCGCCGGCCACGAAGATGCCGCCGAGCAACAGCCCGACGGCAGTTCCGGTGATGACCGGTCGTTTATTGCGTCCACGGAAGTGCACGTGTCCCATGTGCAGCGGCCCGGAAACGAACGCTCCGATGGCCCACACCCCGGCCAGGGCCAGCGTCAACCAGACGAAGGTCTCGTCGCCGGGTGGCCGGCTCAGCGAGTAACCGAGCAGTGTGCCGCCCACGACGAGCACGAGCACCACGGCGAACTTGCGCCGCCGGATCACCGCAGGCGGCTCGTTGTGCGGCGCGGCTCGGCTGCGCGCGATCCGGAACATCTCCTTGCGCAGGCGGGGACGCCGGTCCGAGGACGTCACGCGGTGCCCGCCTTGGGGATCAGGTCCAGAACGGTGTCCAGCCCGGTGCGCACCGCAGCGGCCACCGGCTTGGGTACCAAGCCGATCAGGTCGAGCAGCGGTCGCGCGATGGACGGCGTCACACAGCCGGCCAGGTTCTTCAGCCGCAGCGCGTCGCCGCCGGCCCAGTTCGGATCGGTGTCGGCGAGGTGGTGCGGGTCGGCGAGTTGGTCGACCGGTCGCGGTCGCGGACTTTTCACCGCCCGCCGGATCGCGTCGGCGGTGCTGACCAGACCGCCCGCAGGTTGGGGCACCAGACCGGCCAGCCCGTCCTGCGATGCCATCATCGGATAGTCCAGCGACTCAACGAGATCGGCGGCCAGCCCACCCGGTACCGGCAGTACCAGGCCGGTCACCCGGGATACCAGGCCGGTGTCGATGCCGATCACCGGCACCGGAGTACGCCAGATGCCGGCGATGCGGGCATAGCTGCGCAGCAGGTCGCCATACGTCGTGGTCTCGGGTCCGCGGATGTCGTAGGCGCCGGCGGGGACCGTGTCGGTGTCGGCCGCCGCGGCGAGGTAGTACAACGCGTCGCTCACCGAGATCGGGTCGATGGGGTTGGCCGACCAGTCCGGCAACGGCAGCAGCAGGAATCGATCGCCCACGTAGCGCAACATCTCGAACGACGTGGAGCCGGCGCCGATGATGATCGCCGCGCCGAGCCAGACCACATCGGGTCCGCCGTCGACGTGCAATGCGGCCGCCACTTCGGCACGGCTGGTCAGATGCTCCGACAGCGCATCACCGTCCGGAACGAAGCCGCCGAGGTAGACGATGCGGCTGACCCCGGCCTGCTTGGATGCGGCCGCCACGGTCGCTGCGGCCCGGTTGTCGGATTCCCGGAATCCGGGCTGACCGATGCCGTGAACCAGGTAGTAGACGACGTCGACGGGCCCGCACTGCTCGAAGGCCTGCCGCACCGAGTCCTCGTCGTGTGCGTCCAGAGACACCGTTTGCACCCGGTCATGCCAGCCGAAGTCCGCCAGGCGTTGCCGGTTTCGGCTGGCGGCCACCACCTGGTGGCCTTCGTCGAGGAGCCGGCCGATCAGGCGCGACCCGATATAGCCGGTGGCGCCGGTGACCAGAATTCGCAGCGTGCTCACGTTGAGCCCTGTACCCCTATCGCCGCCTCGCACAACCGGCACCTCACCGATTGTGGCCGACTCCTCACCGCTCAGGCGTTGCCGGCGTCACGGTGCACCTTGACCAGCTCCTGATACAGCGTGGCGTTGGTGCGGATCATGGTGACCTCGTCGGCGCTGAGTTCGCGGCGCACCTTGCCGGGCACTCCGGCCACCATCGAGCCGGGTGGGATCACCGCTCCCTGCGGCACCACGGCACCGGCAGCGACCAGCGAGCCGGTGCCCACCGTCGCTCCGTTGAGCAGCACCGCGCCCATGCCGATCAGGCAGTCGTCCTCGACGACGCAGCCGTGCAGCACCGCGTTGTGCCCGACGCTGACGCCGGCACCGATGCGGGCCGGGAACCCTGGGTCGACGTGGACGGTCACACCGTCCTGGATGTTGGTGCCCGCTCCGATCTCGATCGGCTCGGCCTCGGCGCGCAGGATGGCGCCGTACCATGCGCTCGCGCCGGCGGCCAGCAACACCTGGCCGACCACGGTGGCATTGGGTGCCACCCAGCTGTCGGGATGCAGCTGCGGCGAACGTCCGGCGACGGACAGGATCAACGGCTCAGGCATGGGCGCCATCGTAGAGCCCGGGCCGCCCGCCCACGCCTGGCCGCCGACGTGCGATCCTCACCTCGTGACCGCACCGCCTGCACCCACAGCGCTCGACATGGTCGACGGCGTCGACCTGACCGGTAAGACCGTCGTCATCACCGGGGCTTCGGCCGGGCTGGGCCGCGAGTCGGCCCGCGCGCTGGCCCGCACCGGTGCCCACGTGATCCTGGCAGCGCGCAATGCCCAGGCGCTGTCTGACACCGAAGCCTGGGTGCGTGACGAAGTCCCCGATGCGAGGTGTTCGGTGGTTCCGCTCGATCTGACCTCACTGGCCGGCGTCGCGGCCGCGGCGGCCCAGATCGCCGAACTCACCCCGGCCGTGCACGTGTTGATGAACAACGCCGGCGTGATGTTCACCCCGTTCAGCCGTACCGTCGATGGATTCGAGATCCAGTTCGGCACAAACCATCTGGGCCATTTCGAGTTCACCCGGCTGCTGTTCCCAGCGCTGGTCGCCGCCGACGGCGCACGGGTGGTGGTGCTGGCCTCCGAAGGACACCGCCTGGGTGACGTCGACTTCGACGATCCGAACTGGGAGCACCGCGAGTACGACAAGTTCGCCGCGTACGGCGCTTCCAAGACCGCCAACGTGCTGCACGCGGTCGAGTTGGACCGACGCCTGCGCGACAGCGGGGTGCGCGCGTTCGCGGTGCATCCCGGCATCGTGGCGACCTCGCTGGCGCGTCACATGACCGAGGACGACTTCGAATCGCTGAGCAGCAGGGCGCGCGCCGGTCGGAGCACCGATGCGCGCCGATCCCGGCCGGTCGATGTGACCCTGGACTTCACCACCCCCGAGTTCGGCGCGGCCACCCAGGTGTGGGCGTCGGTCAGCGCCGACCTGGATGCCGCGGGCGGGGTTTACCTGTCGGATTGCCGGATCGCCGAAGCCGCGTCCTACGCCACCGACGAATCGCGAGCGCTTGCGCTCTGGGATCTGTCGGAGCGGTTGTGCACCGGCGCCGCGCCGAACTGAGTTCCGTCCACCGGAAATCACTGCTCAGAGGGTCGCCAGCGGCCCGGCGGCGGTGGGCTGCCAGCGTACTCGACTTGGCCGCTGGCTTTTGCTCGCTTTACCATGCCAGGCGACCTGTCGAGCATGAGGAGCAGAACGTGAAGAGTCGCACCAGCAAAACCATCGGCGTTGCTGCCAGTGTCGCGGCGATCGCCCTGTCGGTTCCGCTGGCCGTCACCGCGTACGCCCAGCCGTCCGATACCCCGGTGGCCGAGATCCCCGATCCGCAGGGCCCGGAGTGCGGCGCTTTCAAGGAGGCTCTGCCGAACTGGAAGAGCCTGGCCAATCTGCCCGTCAGCACCGCGCTGAGCAGTATCCCGGAGATCAGCTCGTTCAGCGCCGCCGTGTCCGGTGGTCTGAATCCGGCCGTGAACATCGCCTCGGTGCTCGACAACGGTCCCTACGTCGTGTTCGCGCCGAGCAACGAGGCGTTCGCCGAGCTGCCGCCCGAGCAGGCCGAGTACCTGCGAACCGATGCCGCGGCGCTGACCAGCCTGGTCTACTACCACGTCTTCCTCGGGCTGTTGGGCCCCGACGACGTCAAGGGTCAGCGCCCGACCCAGGAGGGCACCGAGATCGAGGTCACCGGTAAAGGCGGGGACATCAAGGTCAACGAGACGGCCAAGGTGGTCTGCGGCGGCATCCCGGCCCAGAATGCCCGCATCTACATCATTGATGAGGTGCTCAACCCGGCACTGGCGCCCGCGCCGATCACCCCGACGACAACGCCGACCACCACCGAGACCACCGCGGCGACGCCGACCGAGACAACCGAGCCGGCGCCGGCCGAGGCAGGGGCAGGGGCCGCCGAGGGGGCGCAAACCCCGGCAACGTCGCCGGCTCCGGCTGCCGAAGCCCCCATCGGCTGACGCCTCCTGCGCGCGCA from Mycobacterium sp. SMC-4 includes:
- a CDS encoding MMPL family transporter, coding for MLHRVALLALAAPRRVLVVALLIMVGCGVFGVPVARHLSAGGFQDPLSQSARATEILVDKFDKGDMELILALTPEDPQQGVDSAQARVVGTDIAQRLAQSPHVADVTSAWTAPPSAVPALVSSDQRTGLIIAGITGGESEAQRYAKQLTDDLVHDRDGITVRAGGVAMTYVQINAQSEKDLLQMELIAIPLSFLVLVWVFGGLLAAALPLAVGAFAILGSMAVLRAVTMVTDVSIFALNLSIALGLALAIDYTLLIISRYRDELGDGVEPQRALVRTMTTAGRTVLFSALTVALSMVAMVLFPMYFLKSFAYAGIAVVTFAAVAAIVVAPAAIVLLGDRLNALDVRTLGRRLLGRPEPTPKPIEQTFWYRTATAVMRRSIPIGLVVVTGLLLLGVPFLGANWGFPDDRVLPTTASARTVGDELRQDFAIDSSNNVQIVFPDAEGLTPTEFEDYAAALSRVGDVSSVSAPTGAFVDGVRVGPPAAPTGSAHGSAFLTVTSTAPLFTDASQNQLGNLRAVTVPGGRDVMLTGLAQINRDSSDAITSRLPLVLAVIAVITFVLLFLLTGSVVLPLKALVLNVLSLTAAFGALVWIFQEGHLGALGTTPTGTLVANMPVLLFCIAFGLSMDYEVFLLSRIREYWLAAQARRGGRASSADNDESVALGLARTGRVITAAALIMSISFAALITAKVAFMRMFGVGLTLAILVDATLVRMMLVPAFMHVLGRWNWWAPKPLARLHARIGLRETADDPVAPLPEPVAAGREGPP
- a CDS encoding DoxX family protein — its product is MTSPSKPQATTSASTTFDPSALRATNIGLLILRFAVGAAILQAGLVKAFDFSATAGYMAEAGWRLPTLAALMVTAAETLGGVGLLLGALTPLAACAVLSAMICAWAVTVAGTAFWSEPFNLAFMIGLGAAALLFTGAGSYSLDHRLPARFGPSLRVSTLLLVVAVAAAILTWVALYGVNPIHFSTPAS
- a CDS encoding nitronate monooxygenase family protein encodes the protein MIKTKFTEVFGVEHPIAQGGMQWVGRAELVAAVANAGALGFITALTQPTPADLATEIARTKDLTDKPFGVNLTILPAINPPPYDEYRQVIVDAGIKIVETAGSNPAPHLPMFHDNGIKVLHKCTSVRHAVKAQSLGVDGISIDGFECAGHPGEDDIPGLVLIPAAADKIEIPMIASGGFADARGLVAALALGADGINMGSRFMCTVESCIHQNVKEAIVAGDERGTELIFRSLHNTARVASNTVSREVVQILRDGGQFEDVKDLVAGVRGRKVFDEGDIDAGIWSVGTAMGLINDIPTVGELVSRMVGEAEDLIAGRLADMVAPSRATV
- a CDS encoding 3-hydroxyacyl-CoA dehydrogenase, which codes for MEIKDAAAVVTGGASGLGLATTKRLLDRGASVVVIDLKGADVVSELGPRAKFVEANVTDPEQVSAALDAAEEFGPLRINVNCAGIGNAIKTLSKDGPFPLDGFRKVVEVNLIGTFNVLRLAAERIARTEPIAGERGVIINTASVAAFEGQIGQAAYSASKGGVVGMTLPIARDLSRELIRVCTIAPGLFKTPLLGSLPEEAQASLGKQVPHPARLGDPDEYGALATHIVENPMLNGETIRLDGAIRMAPR
- a CDS encoding CaiB/BaiF CoA-transferase family protein, with protein sequence MAGPLEGLRVVELAGIGPGPHAAMILGDLGADVVRIERPKPAGPAVKPGSDYLNRNRRSVAADLKSDEGRELVLRLVAKADVLIEGFRPGVTERLGLGPEDCAKVNERLIYGRMTGWGQTGPRAQQAGHDINYISLTGALHAIGRADERPVPPLNLVGDFGGGSMFLLVGVLAALWERERSGKGQVIDAAMVDGASVLSMMMWAFRATGMWSDERGVNMLDSGAPYYDTYECSDGRYVAVGAIEPQFYAQVLTGLGLDAAQLPDQNDMSRWPELRTAFTEAFAAHDRDHWTQVFAGTDACVTPVLSFAEVESEPHIAERDTFYQERGYLFPAPAPRFSRTVASAPKAPGVPGADTEDVLRDWV
- a CDS encoding enoyl-CoA hydratase: MTSNNTYTGIDDLTVTLDDGVLRLTLNRPDSLNSLTAPMLNTLAETLERAAGDPGVRVVRIGGAGRGFCSGAGISEEDHANPGATGTPADVLDAANRCIRAIAELPQPAVAEVQGAAAGVGVSLALACDIVLASEKAFFLLAFTKIGLMPDGGASALIAAAVGRIRAMRMALLAERISAAEAFGWGLVSAVYPADDFAAEVDKVVDALVSGPAVALRKTKDAINAATLTELEAALEREKTGQLELLASNDFREGTRAFQQRRAARFTDT
- a CDS encoding CPBP family intramembrane glutamic endopeptidase, with the translated sequence MFRIARSRAAPHNEPPAVIRRRKFAVVLVLVVGGTLLGYSLSRPPGDETFVWLTLALAGVWAIGAFVSGPLHMGHVHFRGRNKRPVITGTAVGLLLGGIFVAGALVARQIPGVSDYITRVLEYSNAAPLYVMTFITVINGLAEELFFRGALYTALAKYRPVLVTTVLYVLCTAATTGNPMLGFAAIILGTVCALERRATGGVLAPMLTHFFWGLIMVLALPPIFGL
- a CDS encoding NAD(P)H-binding protein: MSTLRILVTGATGYIGSRLIGRLLDEGHQVVAASRNRQRLADFGWHDRVQTVSLDAHDEDSVRQAFEQCGPVDVVYYLVHGIGQPGFRESDNRAAATVAAASKQAGVSRIVYLGGFVPDGDALSEHLTSRAEVAAALHVDGGPDVVWLGAAIIIGAGSTSFEMLRYVGDRFLLLPLPDWSANPIDPISVSDALYYLAAAADTDTVPAGAYDIRGPETTTYGDLLRSYARIAGIWRTPVPVIGIDTGLVSRVTGLVLPVPGGLAADLVESLDYPMMASQDGLAGLVPQPAGGLVSTADAIRRAVKSPRPRPVDQLADPHHLADTDPNWAGGDALRLKNLAGCVTPSIARPLLDLIGLVPKPVAAAVRTGLDTVLDLIPKAGTA
- a CDS encoding gamma carbonic anhydrase family protein; the protein is MPEPLILSVAGRSPQLHPDSWVAPNATVVGQVLLAAGASAWYGAILRAEAEPIEIGAGTNIQDGVTVHVDPGFPARIGAGVSVGHNAVLHGCVVEDDCLIGMGAVLLNGATVGTGSLVAAGAVVPQGAVIPPGSMVAGVPGKVRRELSADEVTMIRTNATLYQELVKVHRDAGNA
- a CDS encoding SDR family NAD(P)-dependent oxidoreductase; this encodes MVDGVDLTGKTVVITGASAGLGRESARALARTGAHVILAARNAQALSDTEAWVRDEVPDARCSVVPLDLTSLAGVAAAAAQIAELTPAVHVLMNNAGVMFTPFSRTVDGFEIQFGTNHLGHFEFTRLLFPALVAADGARVVVLASEGHRLGDVDFDDPNWEHREYDKFAAYGASKTANVLHAVELDRRLRDSGVRAFAVHPGIVATSLARHMTEDDFESLSSRARAGRSTDARRSRPVDVTLDFTTPEFGAATQVWASVSADLDAAGGVYLSDCRIAEAASYATDESRALALWDLSERLCTGAAPN
- a CDS encoding fasciclin domain-containing protein is translated as MKSRTSKTIGVAASVAAIALSVPLAVTAYAQPSDTPVAEIPDPQGPECGAFKEALPNWKSLANLPVSTALSSIPEISSFSAAVSGGLNPAVNIASVLDNGPYVVFAPSNEAFAELPPEQAEYLRTDAAALTSLVYYHVFLGLLGPDDVKGQRPTQEGTEIEVTGKGGDIKVNETAKVVCGGIPAQNARIYIIDEVLNPALAPAPITPTTTPTTTETTAATPTETTEPAPAEAGAGAAEGAQTPATSPAPAAEAPIG